The proteins below are encoded in one region of Methanofollis aquaemaris:
- a CDS encoding ABC transporter permease produces the protein MSLSVSLFLAARAVQRGNRWTFLLTVAIIALVFVNLVFLPSIILGVIEIFDRQSVDYTYGDLVIEPRENNLYIDDVTCLTHRVDRVPGVAGTSPRIQVGATIAYRGTSLATSVVGFKPSDEQEVTQIASRVVDGEFLSDGDRGQVLLGTLLAGNEDETKDKIDSLGGVQVGDTVTVTFGNGVTRDLRVKGIIETQAVGVDAQAYVTMQEIEEVYGLSDQASQVLVRLVEPGTEAEMKVTLLSYGVQEEVKTFREKAQGFVKDAIGSFDIINAISTLVSLIIAIVVIFIIIFINTVNKRKQIGILKAIGIERQVIINSYVAQVAFIALLGTAAGLALTAALFLYLTANPLVFPGGEVRPVVGAGVIARSILGLFAVSLVAGYVPAWLTTREEILDAIRG, from the coding sequence ATGAGTCTTTCAGTCTCGCTCTTCCTGGCGGCGCGGGCGGTGCAGCGCGGGAACCGGTGGACCTTTCTCCTGACCGTGGCGATCATCGCCCTGGTCTTTGTCAACCTGGTCTTCCTCCCCTCCATCATCCTCGGGGTCATCGAGATCTTCGACCGCCAGTCGGTCGACTACACCTACGGCGACCTGGTCATCGAGCCGCGAGAGAACAATCTCTACATCGACGATGTCACCTGTCTCACGCACCGGGTCGATCGGGTGCCTGGCGTCGCCGGCACCTCGCCGCGGATCCAGGTCGGGGCGACCATCGCGTACAGGGGCACCTCGCTTGCCACCTCGGTCGTCGGGTTTAAGCCGAGCGATGAACAGGAGGTGACGCAGATCGCCTCCAGGGTCGTGGACGGCGAGTTTCTCTCCGATGGGGACAGGGGGCAGGTCCTCCTCGGCACCCTCCTCGCGGGCAATGAGGACGAGACCAAAGACAAGATCGACTCGCTGGGCGGGGTGCAGGTAGGCGACACGGTCACGGTCACCTTCGGGAACGGGGTGACCCGGGATCTCCGGGTGAAGGGGATCATCGAGACCCAGGCCGTCGGGGTGGACGCCCAGGCCTATGTCACGATGCAGGAGATCGAGGAGGTCTACGGCCTCTCGGACCAGGCTTCCCAGGTGCTGGTCAGGCTGGTCGAGCCCGGCACCGAGGCCGAGATGAAGGTCACGCTCCTGAGTTACGGCGTCCAGGAGGAGGTCAAGACCTTCAGGGAGAAGGCCCAGGGGTTTGTGAAGGACGCCATCGGGAGTTTCGACATCATCAACGCCATCTCGACCCTGGTCTCCCTGATCATCGCCATCGTCGTCATCTTCATCATCATCTTCATCAACACCGTCAACAAGCGCAAACAGATCGGGATACTCAAGGCGATCGGGATCGAGCGGCAGGTGATCATCAACTCGTACGTTGCCCAGGTCGCCTTCATCGCTCTTCTGGGTACGGCGGCGGGCCTTGCCCTCACCGCCGCACTCTTCCTGTACCTCACCGCCAACCCCCTGGTCTTTCCGGGCGGCGAGGTGCGACCGGTGGTCGGCGCCGGGGTCATCGCCCGGAGTATCCTTGGACTCTTTGCTGTCTCGCTCGTCGCCGGGTATGTCCCGGCATGGTTGACCACTAGGGAGGAGATATTGGATGCGATCAGGGGGTAG
- a CDS encoding COG1361 S-layer family protein, whose product MPGDEGTITVTLTNTAKEAVRTSSDTSVGPGTGTQTETTSTAINAYVESVTLKGEGLQVLNGAYGRVGEVGPGQSVTLTFLVRAPVEEGIYFPEVWVRVQGARSVKFPVPVNVNSAYAVIKRPAITVARTFPDEVVPGESFSLALDLMNVGGAGARDLSVQVSPNDSLVSLTPEHYYFESLEPGEKVGLNLTFMTDRKTPTGVQQVPLALTYRAPDTTETNMTETVGVQVKGRAEMGIASLSTDPPRLAAGDPFTLIIRIENTGTDDANSVRATVDLPFEGNKEAFVGTIEPDNDAPAVFILRAGEAGDRPYRLTVTYRDDRGEHVAEEDLRLTVETRDRSGLLIAVVVLVVVAVGIIIWMRRRKNEEE is encoded by the coding sequence ATGCCCGGAGACGAGGGGACGATCACCGTCACCCTCACCAACACCGCAAAAGAGGCGGTCAGGACCAGTTCGGACACCTCGGTCGGGCCGGGAACCGGGACGCAGACCGAGACGACGAGCACGGCCATCAACGCCTACGTCGAGAGTGTCACCCTCAAGGGCGAGGGGCTCCAGGTGCTGAACGGAGCCTATGGCCGGGTCGGCGAGGTCGGTCCCGGCCAGTCGGTCACCCTCACCTTCCTGGTCAGGGCGCCGGTCGAGGAGGGGATCTATTTTCCCGAGGTCTGGGTGCGGGTTCAGGGGGCGCGGAGCGTGAAGTTCCCGGTTCCTGTCAATGTGAACTCGGCCTATGCCGTCATCAAGAGACCGGCGATCACGGTGGCAAGGACGTTTCCCGATGAGGTAGTCCCCGGAGAGTCCTTCTCCCTCGCCCTTGATCTCATGAATGTCGGCGGGGCCGGGGCCCGCGACCTCTCAGTTCAGGTCTCGCCCAACGACTCCCTCGTCTCCCTCACCCCTGAACACTACTACTTCGAGTCGCTCGAACCGGGCGAGAAGGTCGGGCTCAACCTAACCTTCATGACCGATCGGAAGACCCCGACCGGCGTCCAGCAGGTTCCGCTCGCCCTCACCTACCGCGCCCCCGACACCACCGAGACGAACATGACTGAGACTGTCGGGGTGCAGGTGAAGGGCCGGGCCGAGATGGGGATCGCCTCCCTCTCCACCGACCCGCCGCGCCTTGCCGCCGGTGACCCCTTCACTCTCATCATCAGGATCGAGAACACCGGCACCGACGACGCCAACTCGGTGCGGGCGACGGTCGACCTTCCGTTCGAGGGGAACAAAGAGGCCTTTGTCGGGACGATCGAGCCCGACAACGACGCACCTGCGGTCTTCATCCTCAGGGCGGGGGAGGCCGGCGACCGGCCCTACCGACTGACCGTCACCTACCGTGACGACCGGGGAGAGCATGTCGCCGAAGAGGACCTTCGTCTCACCGTCGAGACCAGGGACCGGTCCGGACTTCTCATCGCCGTCGTCGTCCTCGTCGTCGTGGCGGTCGGGATCATCATCTGGATGAGACGGAGGAAGAACGAGGAGGAGTGA
- a CDS encoding VOC family protein → MGIAFWSPVLFVRDMERAKEFYIDVLGQEVALRLADEGLSADEITERTMLPLPVVEAFLRGACCD, encoded by the coding sequence ATGGGGATCGCGTTCTGGAGTCCGGTCCTCTTTGTGAGAGATATGGAGCGTGCGAAGGAATTCTATATCGATGTCCTCGGGCAGGAGGTGGCCCTCCGCCTAGCCGACGAAGGGCTCTCTGCCGACGAGATCACAGAGCGGACCATGCTCCCCCTCCCGGTGGTCGAGGCGTTCCTCCGAGGGGCGTGCTGTGACTGA
- a CDS encoding DUF6141 family protein, with product MTEVRCREVQHFTSPWLWAFLLFIAGLAWWSAVQQLVLGIPFGNNPASDGGVVIIALIFGILFPLFFVVTHLTVEVRDDGIYYRFFPLHLGFRAIPWEEISRLEACTYRPFVEFGGWGIRWGGRNRRAYSTGGDRGVRVYLRDGQMVLLGSRDPEALVAAVNAEMR from the coding sequence GTGACTGAGGTGAGGTGCAGGGAGGTGCAGCACTTCACCTCTCCCTGGCTCTGGGCGTTCCTGCTCTTCATCGCAGGATTGGCCTGGTGGAGCGCGGTGCAACAACTTGTGCTGGGCATTCCTTTTGGGAATAATCCGGCGTCTGATGGGGGGGTAGTGATCATCGCCCTTATTTTCGGTATACTCTTCCCCCTTTTCTTCGTCGTCACACATCTCACCGTCGAGGTGCGGGACGACGGGATCTATTACCGTTTCTTCCCTCTCCACCTCGGGTTCAGGGCTATCCCCTGGGAGGAGATCAGTCGCCTGGAGGCCTGCACCTACCGTCCCTTCGTCGAGTTCGGAGGGTGGGGAATCAGGTGGGGCGGCCGGAACCGGAGGGCCTACTCCACCGGCGGGGACCGGGGGGTGCGGGTGTACCTGAGAGACGGGCAGATGGTCCTCCTTGGGAGCCGGGATCCTGAGGCGCTCGTTGCCGCAGTGAACGCCGAAATGAGATGA
- a CDS encoding phosphatase PAP2 family protein, producing the protein MQGQLISLLAAKPGAMIGALPAETGIVLDAQGYLGWAAPFWTVVSFTGAAAFFLLLLPLVYWCVSPRLGLRLGLLLAISVGVNTGAKLLLATPRPYWVSTAVHPLAVHPSFSMPSGHAQNAVPFWGLLAAWTGWKRWAVAGATVLVLLTGLSRVVLGVHFFRDVLAGWAIGAVLLVGFLWLERPASAWAKGVPWPRKIAALLIGAAALVVPAAVAVLYLQAPLPAAWVETATATSGLPAALAIDPYSMTPALFAAGTLFGIGAGAAWTGTDFDAGGSLRVRTTRYLLGTFLAALIWVALDLAFGWMGGAPTWLLDLLHPAALGFWMTGGAPRLFARAGLLGAKEEQR; encoded by the coding sequence ATGCAGGGACAACTCATATCACTCCTCGCCGCAAAACCCGGAGCAATGATTGGTGCTCTGCCGGCAGAGACCGGGATCGTCCTCGACGCCCAGGGATATCTCGGATGGGCTGCACCATTCTGGACGGTGGTCTCCTTCACCGGGGCGGCGGCGTTCTTTCTCCTCCTTCTCCCCCTCGTCTACTGGTGCGTCAGCCCCCGCCTGGGGCTGCGGCTCGGTCTCCTCCTAGCGATCTCGGTCGGAGTCAACACCGGTGCGAAACTTCTCCTCGCCACCCCGCGTCCGTACTGGGTGAGCACCGCGGTGCATCCGCTTGCCGTCCACCCCTCCTTCTCGATGCCTTCAGGGCATGCCCAGAACGCCGTCCCCTTCTGGGGACTCCTGGCTGCCTGGACCGGGTGGAAGCGGTGGGCCGTGGCCGGGGCGACGGTGCTCGTCCTCCTCACCGGGCTCTCGCGGGTCGTCCTCGGCGTCCACTTTTTCAGAGATGTCCTGGCCGGTTGGGCGATCGGGGCTGTCCTCCTCGTCGGTTTTCTCTGGCTGGAGAGGCCGGCATCGGCATGGGCGAAAGGTGTCCCCTGGCCCAGAAAGATCGCGGCTCTCCTCATCGGGGCGGCCGCCCTGGTCGTCCCCGCGGCGGTGGCCGTCCTCTACCTCCAGGCACCGCTCCCTGCCGCGTGGGTCGAGACGGCGACGGCAACCTCAGGCCTCCCAGCGGCGCTCGCCATCGATCCCTACTCCATGACCCCGGCCCTCTTTGCGGCCGGCACCCTCTTCGGGATCGGTGCCGGGGCCGCCTGGACCGGCACCGACTTCGACGCCGGCGGCAGTCTCCGGGTGCGGACTACCCGCTATCTCCTCGGGACATTCCTCGCCGCCCTCATCTGGGTGGCCCTCGACCTCGCCTTCGGATGGATGGGCGGTGCGCCGACCTGGCTCCTCGATCTGCTGCACCCAGCGGCCCTCGGGTTCTGGATGACCGGGGGGGCTCCGCGGCTCTTTGCCAGGGCCGGGCTCCTCGGAGCGAAAGAGGAACAGAGATAA
- a CDS encoding tubulin-like doman-containing protein: MKREREAGTALQLPIDLTICGLGGCGKKLVGEICRQEWFLNYYSRTGRHLSIYTMDTDANERFQDEAMRERVLETVDTLGGRGNIEYDALYLPNLANISQVSDLAGLDIAEKIKGTKSEPGTAVWWLNDPSEEGLHFDELRTIDPFVTDDFGGGVHRRRAISKAILYKVINEGQASGFPMFSTMGTTVIVVGLGGGTGSGMFIDLARYIRGQRGETAQVWLYIVLPTTMEGEKEQLNAAVALTELEYLNQNERLFNYIVLTPLGPTGYKKGEEAREEVHEFDAVFPYIFTNFLHLEKGDINIGDAKKPYASFIIADAHVISYPVEELRRLKEEYEVVIEELEEITASRKHLNQAVGDLLDENGLTAVVPPTRSDFDYIKKEFGTIEKVWRNEIGRLLDYQTGIAVEFFIENNVPPELRPDMVRTYDDLVAFLARVRTFAQAVKEDELKDDLDRKLFRSLPESFHALETTARLFRRIAAIDDEAMHAALMETLKGREEVAPFVREVVGRRKEVLDEAHLLETALAEKKGDLDRMEAQKEEIDRSVERTLSDVDIMLDQFVTLKEKARAIEGPEKGLQESINRSIEALQKKKVKAGDKEAWLRAAGVAEVQQEITALSHESGEGLDSLADLVEAIALYHYYEMRVARIDAGGIGSKVVGFINKKPARERKKFEALRREKEEFIKANARYWNLQIDPSFELRFPEDFIVAGLQRRAEELRRKITETLFAHLPLDDPEGVEALFEAGERGTIRAALRDRLNGAALRQEGFTEKYTAHEEEYSKLGRQTREKQEMVHALEETEEVTDRTFPQRREINRHYRTFSDTIVRINEEKTYGKHTRKGLYMTKFGDINPRILSLIHDDSSLWDLDWEDNGRKELDKLVAEITGTYKHLIDNYKLGIHNLMVPISATERWNFGKVGLIVASPSDYIARTIASARVGDLMTREVNETLALRNINDSRLVTHNHTRPWEIALTFVASASFLDNISPLIAGGGYWEIYEKNRDNILHHVLLMHEGKYITRERLLDLKEAGQLSNLEKKGTNISDVILELYTVKGIREALPR, translated from the coding sequence ATGAAGCGTGAAAGAGAGGCCGGAACCGCCCTCCAGCTCCCGATAGACCTGACGATCTGCGGACTCGGCGGGTGCGGGAAAAAACTGGTCGGCGAGATCTGCAGACAGGAATGGTTCCTGAACTACTACTCCAGGACAGGCCGACACCTGAGCATCTATACGATGGACACCGACGCCAACGAGCGGTTTCAGGACGAAGCCATGCGGGAGAGGGTGCTTGAGACCGTCGACACCCTGGGTGGCCGGGGCAATATCGAGTACGACGCCCTGTACCTCCCCAACCTCGCGAACATCAGCCAGGTCTCCGACCTCGCCGGTCTGGACATCGCCGAGAAGATCAAAGGAACCAAATCCGAACCCGGCACCGCGGTCTGGTGGCTGAACGACCCCTCGGAAGAGGGCCTGCACTTCGACGAACTCAGGACCATCGACCCCTTCGTCACCGACGACTTCGGCGGCGGGGTGCACAGGCGGCGGGCGATCTCCAAGGCGATCCTGTATAAGGTGATCAACGAGGGACAAGCAAGCGGGTTCCCCATGTTCTCGACGATGGGGACGACGGTCATCGTCGTCGGGCTCGGCGGGGGGACAGGTTCGGGGATGTTCATCGATCTCGCCCGGTATATCAGGGGACAACGGGGCGAGACCGCCCAGGTCTGGCTGTATATCGTCCTCCCGACCACCATGGAAGGGGAGAAGGAACAACTCAACGCCGCCGTCGCCCTGACCGAACTGGAATATCTCAACCAGAACGAACGACTCTTCAACTACATCGTCCTCACTCCGCTCGGCCCGACCGGGTACAAAAAAGGTGAGGAGGCACGGGAGGAGGTGCACGAGTTCGACGCTGTCTTCCCGTACATCTTCACCAACTTCCTCCACCTAGAGAAGGGCGACATCAATATCGGAGACGCAAAAAAACCGTACGCCTCGTTCATCATCGCCGACGCCCATGTCATTTCCTATCCGGTCGAGGAGTTGCGGCGCCTCAAGGAGGAGTACGAGGTGGTCATCGAGGAACTGGAGGAGATCACCGCCAGCAGAAAACACCTCAACCAGGCGGTCGGCGACCTCCTGGACGAGAACGGGTTGACTGCAGTGGTTCCGCCGACGAGGAGCGACTTCGACTATATCAAAAAGGAGTTCGGGACCATCGAGAAGGTCTGGAGGAATGAGATCGGCAGGCTCCTCGACTACCAGACCGGCATCGCCGTCGAGTTCTTCATCGAGAACAATGTCCCGCCGGAACTCCGTCCCGACATGGTCAGGACCTACGACGACCTCGTCGCTTTTCTCGCACGGGTCAGGACCTTTGCCCAGGCGGTGAAGGAGGACGAACTCAAGGACGACCTTGACCGGAAACTCTTCCGAAGTCTTCCCGAGTCGTTTCATGCCCTTGAGACCACGGCCAGGCTCTTCAGGCGGATCGCCGCCATCGACGACGAGGCGATGCATGCCGCCCTGATGGAGACTCTCAAAGGGAGAGAGGAAGTCGCGCCGTTTGTGCGGGAGGTGGTCGGCAGACGAAAAGAAGTTCTGGACGAGGCCCACCTCCTTGAGACGGCCCTGGCGGAGAAGAAGGGCGACCTCGATCGAATGGAGGCCCAGAAGGAGGAGATCGACCGGTCGGTCGAGCGCACTCTCTCGGACGTGGACATCATGCTCGACCAGTTCGTCACCCTGAAAGAGAAGGCCAGGGCAATCGAGGGGCCGGAGAAGGGGTTGCAGGAGTCGATCAACAGGAGTATCGAGGCCCTCCAGAAAAAAAAGGTCAAGGCCGGGGACAAAGAGGCGTGGCTCAGGGCCGCCGGGGTCGCCGAGGTCCAGCAGGAGATCACGGCGTTGTCCCATGAGAGCGGCGAAGGTCTTGACAGCCTGGCCGACCTCGTCGAGGCGATCGCCCTGTATCACTATTATGAGATGCGGGTTGCGCGGATCGACGCCGGGGGCATCGGCTCAAAGGTTGTCGGGTTCATCAACAAAAAACCTGCACGGGAACGGAAAAAATTCGAGGCGCTCAGAAGAGAGAAGGAGGAGTTCATCAAGGCGAACGCGAGGTACTGGAACCTCCAGATCGATCCGTCCTTCGAACTCAGGTTCCCCGAGGACTTCATCGTCGCGGGTCTGCAGCGGCGGGCCGAGGAACTGAGAAGAAAGATCACCGAGACCCTCTTCGCCCACCTTCCTCTCGACGACCCGGAGGGAGTCGAGGCCCTCTTCGAGGCCGGTGAGCGGGGAACAATCAGGGCGGCCCTCAGGGACCGCCTCAACGGAGCGGCCCTCAGACAGGAAGGGTTCACCGAGAAGTACACCGCACACGAAGAGGAGTATTCGAAACTCGGCAGGCAGACCAGGGAGAAACAGGAGATGGTCCATGCCCTCGAAGAGACCGAAGAGGTGACCGACAGAACCTTCCCGCAGAGGCGGGAGATCAACCGGCACTACCGGACCTTCTCGGATACCATCGTCAGGATCAACGAGGAGAAGACCTACGGGAAACACACAAGGAAGGGGTTGTATATGACAAAATTCGGGGACATCAACCCCAGGATCCTCTCGCTCATCCATGACGACTCCTCACTGTGGGACCTGGACTGGGAAGACAACGGCCGCAAAGAACTGGACAAACTGGTGGCCGAGATCACCGGGACGTACAAACATCTCATCGACAACTACAAACTCGGCATCCACAACCTGATGGTCCCGATCAGCGCGACCGAGCGGTGGAACTTCGGGAAGGTCGGTCTGATCGTCGCTTCACCCTCTGACTACATTGCACGGACCATCGCAAGCGCACGGGTGGGGGATCTGATGACCCGCGAGGTCAACGAGACCCTCGCGCTCAGGAACATCAACGATTCCCGTCTGGTCACGCACAACCACACCAGGCCCTGGGAGATCGCCCTCACCTTCGTCGCCTCCGCCTCGTTCCTCGACAATATCTCGCCGCTCATCGCCGGGGGCGGATACTGGGAGATATATGAGAAGAATCGGGACAATATCCTCCATCATGTCCTCCTGATGCATGAGGGCAAATATATCACCAGAGAACGGTTGCTCGATCTCAAAGAGGCGGGACAGCTCTCGAACCTGGAGAAAAAAGGGACCAATATCTCTGATGTGATCCTGGAACTCTACACGGTCAAGGGGATCCGGGAGGCACTGCCCAGATGA
- a CDS encoding response regulator yields the protein MVPDKKPDVLIVEDDAELAERTGEMLVSLGYRVTGIVATPVKAFKQVVERAPGLVLMNIDLRTTFDGIDAAAYIFHCLNTPVAFLTAHADPDILGRARKAEPIGYLTRPFTAESLGAALEVAYRTFLLNNPGVEERRTALLSMMAHDDAYLLAGKDGGIIFMNWFACRLTGWGYEEAFLRPLPAVLVMKERSSPVRFGRMTLLNDIHTAALLDQPYVVQITARDGRTRTARLRVDVIAAREGTEVGHMVRLKEILGMAVG from the coding sequence ATGGTGCCTGATAAAAAGCCCGATGTCCTTATCGTCGAAGACGATGCCGAACTCGCCGAACGTACCGGGGAGATGCTCGTCAGCCTCGGCTATAGAGTGACCGGGATTGTCGCCACCCCCGTGAAAGCCTTCAAGCAGGTGGTGGAGAGGGCTCCTGGTCTGGTGCTGATGAATATCGATCTCAGGACGACCTTCGACGGGATCGATGCCGCAGCCTACATCTTCCACTGCCTGAACACGCCGGTGGCCTTCCTGACGGCACATGCCGACCCCGACATCCTGGGACGGGCCAGAAAAGCGGAGCCCATCGGGTACCTCACCAGGCCCTTCACCGCAGAGTCCCTCGGTGCTGCGCTCGAAGTGGCGTATCGCACCTTCCTGCTGAACAACCCGGGTGTCGAAGAGAGGCGCACCGCCCTCCTCTCGATGATGGCCCATGACGACGCCTATCTCCTCGCGGGGAAGGACGGCGGGATCATCTTCATGAACTGGTTTGCCTGCCGCCTCACCGGTTGGGGATATGAAGAGGCCTTCCTCAGACCCCTGCCGGCCGTCCTGGTGATGAAAGAGCGTTCATCCCCGGTCAGGTTTGGCAGGATGACGCTCCTCAACGACATCCATACCGCCGCCCTCCTCGATCAACCCTATGTGGTCCAGATCACCGCCAGGGACGGGCGGACCAGAACCGCCAGGCTTCGGGTGGACGTCATCGCCGCCAGGGAAGGGACCGAGGTCGGGCACATGGTCAGGCTCAAGGAGATCCTGGGGATGGCTGTGGGGTAA
- a CDS encoding DUF1786 domain-containing protein produces the protein MVDRRILAIDVGRGTQDVLLYDPEVPVENSVKLVLPSPTVVVGNAVREAARSGRPIHLEGACMGGGGSVLAVREAALAAGVRVTATPEAALTVHDDPARVAAFGVEVADEAPADAVTVRTGDYMVHELQTALALFGVPYPERVAIAVQDHGFSPKVSNRIFRFSVFQKLLEEGDWDLFALAPDPPYPPMSRMQAVLSGAPDALVTDTGPVAAIGALLDPWVAAQANADGVTLVNVGNGHTLAFTLRGTEVLGLFEHHTSSLDPARLNRFLGKLQDGTLTNEEVFEDGGHGAAVREAIGETPIAVTGPNRARLLPDAYQAAPFGDMMLTGCFGLLEVWRRRRGKI, from the coding sequence ATGGTTGATAGGAGGATCCTTGCCATCGATGTCGGACGGGGGACACAGGACGTCCTCCTGTACGACCCCGAGGTGCCGGTCGAGAACTCGGTCAAATTGGTCCTCCCGTCCCCGACGGTCGTCGTCGGCAATGCCGTGCGCGAGGCCGCCCGGTCGGGCCGCCCCATTCATCTGGAGGGTGCGTGTATGGGCGGGGGCGGGAGCGTGCTCGCAGTGCGGGAGGCCGCCCTGGCCGCGGGCGTCAGGGTGACGGCCACGCCCGAGGCCGCCCTGACGGTCCACGACGACCCGGCACGGGTGGCGGCCTTCGGAGTGGAGGTCGCCGACGAGGCGCCTGCCGATGCCGTGACGGTGCGGACCGGGGACTATATGGTCCACGAGTTGCAGACCGCCCTTGCGCTCTTTGGCGTCCCGTATCCCGAACGGGTGGCAATCGCCGTCCAGGACCACGGGTTCTCCCCGAAGGTCTCCAACCGGATCTTCCGGTTCTCGGTCTTCCAGAAACTCCTGGAAGAAGGGGACTGGGATCTCTTCGCCCTTGCCCCCGACCCGCCGTACCCTCCGATGAGCAGGATGCAGGCCGTACTCTCGGGGGCGCCCGACGCCCTGGTCACCGACACCGGACCGGTGGCGGCGATCGGCGCCCTCCTCGACCCCTGGGTTGCGGCGCAGGCGAACGCCGACGGCGTGACCCTGGTCAATGTCGGCAACGGCCACACCCTGGCCTTCACGCTACGGGGCACCGAGGTGCTGGGACTCTTCGAGCATCACACCTCCTCTCTCGACCCCGCACGACTCAATCGTTTCCTCGGAAAACTGCAGGATGGCACCCTCACCAACGAGGAGGTCTTCGAGGATGGCGGGCATGGTGCGGCGGTGAGGGAGGCGATCGGCGAGACACCGATCGCGGTCACCGGTCCGAACCGCGCCCGTCTCCTCCCTGACGCCTACCAGGCGGCGCCCTTCGGGGACATGATGCTCACCGGGTGCTTTGGTCTCCTCGAAGTATGGCGGAGACGCCGGGGCAAGATCTGA